The following proteins are encoded in a genomic region of Triticum dicoccoides isolate Atlit2015 ecotype Zavitan chromosome 1B, WEW_v2.0, whole genome shotgun sequence:
- the LOC119300678 gene encoding zinc finger protein ZAT12-like: protein MMKRFAFEERDMAGMLLTVSREQAMPMPVLVAARGDRGQERAFVCKTCDRMFPSFQALGGHRASHKKPRMDGDSDLKPKMHGCSICGLEFAVGQALRGHMRHHRAMVAGGGGVVPAPPATTSNNSVVSSNALVGSGSIKPGLWLDLNHPPCDDGNGMDADHGECGHGAPAAGYKFHQFLDNSTMAVDCVG, encoded by the coding sequence ATGATGAAGAGATTTGCGTTCGAGGAGAGGGATATGGCGGGCATGCTGCTGACCGTGTCACGGGAGCAGGCGATGCCCATGCCGGTGCTGGTTGCCGCGCGTGGTGACCGCGGACAGGAGCGCGCGTTCGTGTGCAAGACGTGCGACCGCATGTTCCCGTCGTTTCAGGCGTTGGGCGGGCACCGCGCCAGCCACAAGAAGCCGCGGATGGACGGCGACAGCGACCTCAAGCCCAAGATGCACGGCTGCTCCATCTGCGGCCTGGAGTTCGCCGTCGGCCAGGCTCTCAGAGGCCACATGAGGCATCACCGTGCCATGGTTGCCGGAGGCGGCGGTGTCGTGCCGGCACCGCCGGCGACAACAAGCAACAACTCCGTCGTCAGTAGCAACGCCCTTGTCGGCAGCGGCAGCATCAAGCCCGGGCTGTGGCTCGACCTGAACCATCCACCGTGCGATGATGGCAACGGCATGGACGCTGATCACGGCGAGTGCGGCCACGGTGCCCCCGCCGCCGGGTATAAGTTCCACCAGTTCTTGGATaacagcaccatggcggtggactgcGTCGGCTAG